A single genomic interval of Ischnura elegans chromosome 3, ioIscEleg1.1, whole genome shotgun sequence harbors:
- the LOC124154978 gene encoding uncharacterized protein LOC124154978: MDSFISLLCFMGSKTDDDAPRFDILGSLPPEMVINILRMLDPASLLSCALVNKSWMWHVRSHPELRSRVRRHLRRIRKERSEPLNVRIRALRRTPNDQHPRQPAPFAPTGNEAFEMKTLISKRVASPVKKHGPVVITKGGQSLMKMTIRKAKNVTRNAVGNVLGIPAATMYTGHKFGESCNVGRPKNATQRSPRI; encoded by the exons ATGGATTCATTCATCTCGCTTCTGTGCTTCATGGGAAGTAAGACCGATGATGATGCTCCTCGCTTCGACATCCTTGGAAGCCTCCCTCCGGAGATGGTTATTAACATATTGAG GATGCTGGATCCGGCTTCTCTGCTGTCGTGTGCCCTGGTGAATAAGTCGTGGATGTGGCACGTGAGGTCGCACCCGGAGCTTCGGTCCCGCGTCCGACGGCACCTCCGCCGCATCCGCAAGGAGAGGTCCGAGCCGCTCAACGTCCGCATCCGCGCCCTCCGCCGCACCCCCAACGACCAGCACCCGAGACAACCCGCACCTTTTGCACCCACGGGCAACGAGGCCTTTGAGATGAAAACTTTAATATCCAAGAGAG TTGCTTCTCCTGTGAAGAAACATGGGCCTGTGGTCATCACCAAGGGTGGACAGTCCCTGATGAAGATGACCATTCGCAAAGCCAAGAACGTGACTCGCAACG CTGTGGGTAATGTGCTTGGCATTCCGGCAGCCACCATGTACACGGGCCATAAATTTGGGGAATCCTGCAACGTTGGCCGCCCTAAGAATGCTACCCAGCGGAGCCCGCGGATTTGA